The DNA window GGGAGCCTCCACCGGAGCGCACGAAGCGCTCGAACTGCGCGACGGCGATCCCACCCGCTACGGGGGCAAGGGCGTCCTCCGCGCCGTGGCCAACGTCAACGAGCGGATTGCGCCGGCCCTCGTGGGCTGGGAAGCCACCGACCAGGCGGCACTGGACCGGCGACTGCTCGACCTCGACGGCACGGCGAACAAACGGGATCTGGGGGCCAACGCGATCCTGGGCGTCTCGCTGGCCGTCGCCCGCGCCGCCGCCGCCTCCCGAGGCCTGCCGCTCTACCGGTACCTCGGCGGGGAGGGGGCGCGGGTGCTTCCGGTGCCGCTGATGAATGTGATCAACGGGGGCGCCCACGCCGATAACCCCCTCGATGTGCAGGAGTTCATGCTGGTCCCCCTGCGCGCCCCCCGCTTCGCTGACGCGCTGCGCATGGGCGTCGAAACCTTCCATCGGCTGCGGGGGCTGCTGAAGTCCCGGATGATGTCCACCGCCGTAGGCGATGAGGGCGGGTTCGCGCCCGAGCTGCGCACCACGGAGGAGGCCCTCGACATCCTCACCCGCGCCATCGAGGACGCCGGCTACACACCGGGGGCGGACGTGGCCGTGGCCCTGGATCCGGCCGCCACCGAACTCCACGAGGACGGGCGGTACCGCTTCGCTGGCGAGGGTCGCCAGCGGACGAGCGACCAGCTGGTGGAGTACTACGAGCGCCTCTGCGCCGCGTATCCCATCGTCTCGATCGAAGACGGCATGGCCGAGGACGATTGGGAGGGCTGGAGAGCGCTCACCGACAGGCTGGGCGACCGGATTCAGCTGGTGGGGGATGATCTCTTCGTCACCAACGTGGGTCGGCTGCGGCAGGGCATCGAGCGGGGCGTGGCCAACGCCGTCCTGATCAAAGTGAATCAGATCGGGACCCTGACCGAGACGCTGGAGGCGGTGGCCGTGGCCCGGGAGGCGCAGTACGGCGTGATCATCTCGCATCGCTCCGGCGAGACGGAGGACACCACCATCGCCGATCTGGCCGTGGCGACCAATGCTGGCCAGATCAAGACGGGCGCCCCGTCCCGCAGCGAGCGCGTCGCCAAGTACAACCAGCTGTTGCGGATCGAGGAGGAACTGGGAGAGCGGGCCGTGTTCGCCGGCGCCGGGGTCTTCCCCCGGGCGGCGAGGATCGGCGGAACCGGATAGCGAACCCCGACCCCGGGGTCAATCGTACCTGACGTCGTCGAAGCAAACGGAGCAGCCGTGTCCCCAGCCATCCAGCGCCCCCGCGACCGGGCGCACCTTATTCCTCCCCCTCCGCACCTCCCCCGCTCCGCCCGTGTCGGCGCCGTCATCGCCGTCGTCGCGGCCGCCGCCTACCTCTTCGGGATTAACGCCCTCCACGGCTACCGTCTCAACCGGGAAGCGGCCAGGCTGGCCGCCCTGAAGCGCACCCTCCAGGAGCACAACGCCGTCCTGCGCGAAGAGATCCGGCTCCTCCAGACCCCCGGCTACATCGAGAAGATCGCCCGCGAACAGCTGGGACTGGTCCGGCCCGGGGAGATCGCGATCCTCATCGTGCCGTCCCCGGCCTCCCCTCCCCCGCCGCCGGCCCGGCCGGAGGAGCCCACCCGTCCGCTGGTGGAACGGCTCTGGAACGCCCTGACCCGCTGGGTGCAGGCACGGGGCACCGACTGATTGACACTGCGGAATCGGGGGCCCTATAATGCGCCTGCATATCCCCTGATCAGAGGAGGCGGGCTCGAACGTCTATGGTCGTGGAGACCGGCGCGATTGTGGAAGGCACCGTGGTCAAGATCACCCCATACGGCGCGTTCGTCGAACTCCCCGACGGTCGAAGCGGTCTGGTCCACATCCGGGAAATCGCCGACGTCTACGTCAAGGACGTCCGGGATTACCTGAAAGAGCAGGAGAAGGTCAAGGTCAAGGTCCTCGGCCTGAACGAGCGCGGCAAACTCGACCTCTCCGTCAAGCAGGCGCTCTCCCCCGAAGAGCGCGCCGCCCGCGCCCGCGCCAAGACCTCCTTCGAAGACAAGCTGAAGGCCTTCATGAAGGAGAGCGAGGAACGTCTCCTTGACCTGAAGCGCAACACCGAGGCCAAGCGGGGCGGCGGCAAGCGGCGGAAGTAACTCCCCCGCAGGACGCCGGTCCCGGCCCCGGGAAGCGCCTCCGTCAGAGGATCCCCAGCAGCCAGGCGATATCCTCGAAGGCCCTCCAGGTGATGTCGTCACGCTCCAGAGCGCGCGAGCGTTCCTGGATGTCGGTTCGGGCCTGCAACGCCTCCAGCTGTTCGTCCATCCGCGCCAGGCGCATCAGGACCTGCTGGAGCTGCGGGTCCGCCGGGGCCTTTCCCAGCAGGGCGCGCACGCGGGCCAGCGCGTCACGCTCCACCTCCCGCGCCCGGCGGTCCATCTCTCTGGCCTCCAGGCGGCTGTAGGCGACGAGTTCGCGGCGGGACTCCATCGCCTCCAGCAGCGCCGCCCGCACCTGCTCCACCGGCCTTCCTCCGCCCATCGCCGCTATCTCCGCTCGCCTGCAGACGCCCGTCGCTCCTGGTCCCGATACTGGAGCTGGTACAACTTCGTGTAGATGCCGCCCCGCGCCAGCAGGTCGCGGTGCGTGCCCTCTTCCACGATCCGCCCCTTGTGCATGACCAGGATGCGGTCCACGTTCTGGATGGTGCTGAGGCGGTGGGCGATGATGATCGAGGTCCGCCCCCGCAGCACCTTCTGCAGCGCGTCCTGGATCAGGGCCTCGGTGTCGGTGTCCACGCTGCTCGTGGCCTCGTCCAGCACCAGCAGGATCTCCGGGTTGTGGGCCAGCGCCCGGGCGAAGGCGATGAGCTGTCGCTGCCCCGCGGAGAGCGTGGCGCCCCGTTCCACCACCTCCGTGGCGTAGCCCTGGGGCAACCGCTCGATGAACGCATGGGCGTTGACAAATCGGGCGGCCCGGCGAAGCGCGTCGTCGTCGATCTCCGTGTTCCCCAACCGGATGTTGGAGGCGATGGTCCCGGAGAAGAGGAACACGTCCTGGAGGACGAGCCCCACGTGACGGCGCAGATCCTGCTGGCGGTAGCGCCGCACGTCCACCCCGTCCACCAGGACCTGCCCCCGCTGAGGATCGTAGAACCGGGTGATCAGGTTGATGATGGAGGTCTTGCCCGCCCCGGTATGCCCCACTACGGCCACGCTCTCCCCGGCTCGGATGCGGAAGGAGACGCCCTTGAGGACCCAGTCGGGAGCGCCGTCTCCGGCGGCGGGGGCCTCATCGTAGGCGAACCAGACATCGCGGAACTCCACCTCGCCGCGGACACGCGTCAGGGGTACGGGGTCGGGGGGATCCTGGACCGTCACCGGCTCGTCCAGGAGCCGGAAGATGCGCTCGGAGGAGGCCATCGCCGCCTGAAGGATGTTGTACTTCTCGGCCAGGTCCTGAATCGGCCGGAAGAAGCGCTCGGTGTACTGGATCTGGGCCACGAGCACGCCGAGGGTGACAACGCCCTGCACCACCTGACCGCCGCCGTACCAGAGGAGCAGCGCGGTGGCCACCGCACCGAAGAATCCGGCCAGGGGGAAGAAGAGGGCCATGTATCGGGTGGCCTGCAGGTTACTCTCCAGATGGTCGCGGTTCAGCGCGTCGAAACGGGCGAAGTTCTTCGGCCCGCGGTTGAAGAGCTGGGCCACCATCATCCCCATGATGTTCTCGTTGAGGTAGGCGTTGATGCGCGCGATACGGATGCGCACGGCCCGGTACGACTCGCGCATCCGGGCCTGGAAGGCGAAGGTGGCCAGCGCCAGCACGGGCATGATGGCGAAGGCGACCAGGGCCAGCCGCCAGTCCAGCCAGATCATGGCCACGACGATCCCGGTGAGCATGACGAGGTCGCCGATCACCGTCACCACGCCGGAGGTGACCATCTCGTTGAGCGTGTCCACGTCGTTCGTGATCCGCGTCATCAGCCGCCCCACGGGTTGGCGCGTGAAGAACGCCACCGGCAGACGCTGGAGGTGGCTGAAGAGTTGCAGGCGCAGGTCGTACATCACCTGCTGCCCCACGATCTGCATGAGGTAGTGCTGCCCGTAGCGGGCGGCGAAGGCGGCCAGCAGCGCCAGGAGGTAGAGCAGGGCCAGGCGCCCCACCCCGGCGAGCTGGCCCCGGGCGATGTACCGGTCGATGGCCACCTTCACAAAGTAGGGGCCGAGCAGGTCCAATCCCGCGGTGAGCAGCAGGAGCAGCACGGACAGGATCACGACCCGGCGGTACGGCCGCAGGTACCTCAGCAGACGCCGCATCAACCGGGCGTCGTAGGCTTTCCCCAGGATCTCGTCTTCCTGGAAGTGGACGCTCATGCCTCAGCCAGCTCTTCTTCCAGCAGCTGCCGCTGGTAGAGATCGGCGTAGAGCCCGCCGCGGGCCAGCAGTTCGTCGTGCCGGCCCTGCTCCACGATCCGCCCCCCGTCCAGGACCACGATCAGGTCGGCATGCCGGACAGTCGAGATGCGGTGAGAGATGAGGATGGCCGTGCGGGTGGCCATCACCTCCCGCAGCCGGGTCAGGATCTCTTCCTCGGTGTGGGTGTCGACGCTGCTCAGGGCATCGTCGAGGATCAGGATGCGCGGGTCACGGGCCACGGCGCGGGCGATGGCCGCCCGCTGCTTCTGCCCTCCGGAAAGGGTGACCCCACGTTCGCCGACCACCGTGTCGTAGCCCCGGGGGAACCCCTCTGCATCGCGCACCAGCGCCGAGATCTCGGCGGCCCGCTCGACGACACCGTCGCCGGAGTGGTCCAGCCCGTAGGCGATGTTCTCGCGCAGGGTCTCGGAGAAGAGGAAGGTGTCCTGGGGGACGAACCCGATCTGCCGGCGCAGGTCGTCCAGCCGGATGCGCCGGACGTCCACGCCGTCAATGAGCAGGCGGCCCTCGGTGACGTCGAACAGGCGGGGGATGAGGCTGACCAGCGTGCTCTTCCCGCTGCCCGTCGGCCCGACCACGGCCACGGTGTACCCGGCGGGGATGCGCAGGTTGATCTCCCGGAGCACGGGGACCCCGTGGTAGGCGAAGGTCAGGTTCTGGAACTCGATCTCCCCTCGCAGCGACGGCATCGGCTGCGCGTCAGGATGATCGACGATCGCCGGGCGCTGGGCGAAGATCTCATCCAGGCGCTTCATGGAGGCCAGCCCGCGCTGCATCAGGTTCACCACCCAGCCCAGGGCGACCATCGGCCAGGCCAGCAACCCGAGGTAGGCCGTGAACTGCACGAACTGCCCGATGGTGATGCGGCGGGTGATCACGGCCTCCCCGCCCTGCCA is part of the Armatimonadota bacterium genome and encodes:
- the eno gene encoding phosphopyruvate hydratase, with protein sequence MPEIVAVRGREILDSRGNPTVEVEVRLRDGAVGRAAVPSGASTGAHEALELRDGDPTRYGGKGVLRAVANVNERIAPALVGWEATDQAALDRRLLDLDGTANKRDLGANAILGVSLAVARAAAASRGLPLYRYLGGEGARVLPVPLMNVINGGAHADNPLDVQEFMLVPLRAPRFADALRMGVETFHRLRGLLKSRMMSTAVGDEGGFAPELRTTEEALDILTRAIEDAGYTPGADVAVALDPAATELHEDGRYRFAGEGRQRTSDQLVEYYERLCAAYPIVSIEDGMAEDDWEGWRALTDRLGDRIQLVGDDLFVTNVGRLRQGIERGVANAVLIKVNQIGTLTETLEAVAVAREAQYGVIISHRSGETEDTTIADLAVATNAGQIKTGAPSRSERVAKYNQLLRIEEELGERAVFAGAGVFPRAARIGGTG
- a CDS encoding septum formation initiator family protein, with protein sequence MSPAIQRPRDRAHLIPPPPHLPRSARVGAVIAVVAAAAYLFGINALHGYRLNREAARLAALKRTLQEHNAVLREEIRLLQTPGYIEKIAREQLGLVRPGEIAILIVPSPASPPPPPARPEEPTRPLVERLWNALTRWVQARGTD
- a CDS encoding S1 RNA-binding domain-containing protein, which gives rise to MVVETGAIVEGTVVKITPYGAFVELPDGRSGLVHIREIADVYVKDVRDYLKEQEKVKVKVLGLNERGKLDLSVKQALSPEERAARARAKTSFEDKLKAFMKESEERLLDLKRNTEAKRGGGKRRK
- a CDS encoding ABC transporter ATP-binding protein; translated protein: MSVHFQEDEILGKAYDARLMRRLLRYLRPYRRVVILSVLLLLLTAGLDLLGPYFVKVAIDRYIARGQLAGVGRLALLYLLALLAAFAARYGQHYLMQIVGQQVMYDLRLQLFSHLQRLPVAFFTRQPVGRLMTRITNDVDTLNEMVTSGVVTVIGDLVMLTGIVVAMIWLDWRLALVAFAIMPVLALATFAFQARMRESYRAVRIRIARINAYLNENIMGMMVAQLFNRGPKNFARFDALNRDHLESNLQATRYMALFFPLAGFFGAVATALLLWYGGGQVVQGVVTLGVLVAQIQYTERFFRPIQDLAEKYNILQAAMASSERIFRLLDEPVTVQDPPDPVPLTRVRGEVEFRDVWFAYDEAPAAGDGAPDWVLKGVSFRIRAGESVAVVGHTGAGKTSIINLITRFYDPQRGQVLVDGVDVRRYRQQDLRRHVGLVLQDVFLFSGTIASNIRLGNTEIDDDALRRAARFVNAHAFIERLPQGYATEVVERGATLSAGQRQLIAFARALAHNPEILLVLDEATSSVDTDTEALIQDALQKVLRGRTSIIIAHRLSTIQNVDRILVMHKGRIVEEGTHRDLLARGGIYTKLYQLQYRDQERRASAGERR
- a CDS encoding ABC transporter ATP-binding protein, which encodes MSPRLRAYLWRHRRSYAVGFLLSIVAALLVMINPVLVRLAIDGIARGVPIRQLALYALGLVLVQAAVLALRYAWRMSIFGASRRIEYEMRNDYFAHLQRMHLGFFHRTRTGDLMARAVNDLSTVQRFLGPGLMHGFSTVVTFAIAVGFMLTVDLRLTLVMMFILPLVSLTFILLAPRIHARFELVQDQFSAISARAQENFSGIRVVKAFAQEPYEIEAFAALNREYIRRNLGVIKTSGALWPLIDLFLGLAAVVLLWQGGEAVITRRITIGQFVQFTAYLGLLAWPMVALGWVVNLMQRGLASMKRLDEIFAQRPAIVDHPDAQPMPSLRGEIEFQNLTFAYHGVPVLREINLRIPAGYTVAVVGPTGSGKSTLVSLIPRLFDVTEGRLLIDGVDVRRIRLDDLRRQIGFVPQDTFLFSETLRENIAYGLDHSGDGVVERAAEISALVRDAEGFPRGYDTVVGERGVTLSGGQKQRAAIARAVARDPRILILDDALSSVDTHTEEEILTRLREVMATRTAILISHRISTVRHADLIVVLDGGRIVEQGRHDELLARGGLYADLYQRQLLEEELAEA